The proteins below come from a single Arthrobacter sp. B1I2 genomic window:
- a CDS encoding branched-chain amino acid ABC transporter substrate-binding protein yields the protein MYRKKVLTSLAAAATFSMLLSACANQAGPSNSESSGSSNKVNIPAISKVDVPSGAVMPAGDGKATCPATTTLAYAGAQTGPNAQLGVNIFNGIQLAIDQHNKANPGCQVQFKKFDTEGDPNKATGPVTQLVSEPNILGVIGLPFSGESKATGNIFEQKGLVHITPSATNPGLTGNGWTTFFRGLGNDAVQGPAAAKFLTGKLGAKKIYLVQDDSDYGIGLGTSTSAGLGSALAGTEKVTTGQKDFSAVISKIMNAKADAVFYAGYYAEGAPFDQQLVGKGFTGTFVAPDGVKDDQFIKQAGDASNNAYFTCPCIPGELIPDFASAYKDSAKGAEPGTYSIEGYDAATVLLSGIDAGKQSRPDLLAWVKSYDKAGLSKHYKWDAKGELQAPAVYGYKVENGKIVPIGPIGE from the coding sequence ATGTACCGAAAGAAAGTCCTCACTTCGTTGGCAGCGGCAGCCACGTTCAGCATGCTGCTGTCCGCCTGCGCCAACCAAGCGGGCCCCAGCAACTCCGAGAGCTCAGGCTCGTCCAACAAAGTGAACATCCCCGCCATTTCGAAAGTGGACGTCCCCTCCGGCGCTGTCATGCCAGCCGGCGACGGCAAGGCAACCTGCCCGGCCACCACCACGCTGGCCTACGCCGGTGCACAGACCGGGCCCAACGCCCAGCTCGGCGTCAATATCTTCAACGGCATCCAGCTGGCCATCGACCAGCACAACAAGGCCAACCCGGGCTGCCAGGTCCAGTTCAAGAAGTTCGACACCGAAGGCGACCCGAACAAGGCCACCGGCCCCGTCACCCAGCTGGTGAGCGAGCCGAACATTCTGGGTGTGATCGGCCTCCCGTTCTCGGGTGAATCCAAAGCCACAGGCAACATCTTCGAGCAAAAGGGCCTGGTACACATCACGCCGTCGGCTACCAACCCGGGCCTGACGGGGAATGGGTGGACCACCTTCTTCCGGGGCCTCGGCAACGACGCCGTCCAGGGCCCGGCGGCCGCCAAGTTCCTCACCGGCAAGCTCGGCGCCAAGAAGATATACCTCGTCCAGGATGACTCCGACTACGGCATCGGCCTGGGAACCTCCACCTCGGCCGGGCTGGGCAGCGCCCTGGCCGGAACAGAAAAGGTAACCACCGGCCAGAAGGACTTCTCGGCAGTCATCTCCAAGATCATGAATGCCAAGGCCGACGCCGTTTTCTACGCCGGCTACTATGCCGAGGGCGCGCCCTTCGACCAGCAGCTGGTAGGCAAGGGCTTCACCGGAACGTTCGTGGCGCCCGACGGCGTCAAAGACGACCAGTTCATCAAGCAGGCAGGCGACGCCTCCAACAACGCCTACTTCACTTGCCCCTGCATCCCGGGTGAACTGATTCCCGACTTTGCGTCGGCATACAAGGACAGCGCCAAGGGCGCAGAACCCGGTACGTACTCCATTGAGGGCTACGACGCCGCAACCGTCCTCCTGTCTGGCATCGACGCAGGCAAGCAGAGCCGTCCGGACCTGCTGGCCTGGGTCAAGTCCTACGACAAGGCCGGCCTGAGCAAGCACTACAAGTGGGATGCCAAGGGCGAGCTCCAGGCTCCGGCCGTGTACGGCTACAAGGTGGAAAACGGGAAGATCGTTCCCATCGGCCCCATCGGGGAGTAG
- a CDS encoding GNAT family N-acetyltransferase: MSREEPTAPAGLVLREELPADRTAILALTAQAFAVSPATGLRVEGEPFEVEVLRRLFDSKDYIPALSVVGLLGHEIVGHVISTRGWVGSHRVLGLGPLGVLPRLQRRGIGSALMQESIARANAAGESGIALLGSTLYYPRFGFVPARTVGVLPPEDAWGAHFQLLPLNALSRDIQGTFRFAGAFTRP; the protein is encoded by the coding sequence GTGAGCCGTGAAGAGCCAACCGCCCCCGCCGGCCTTGTCCTCCGGGAGGAGCTTCCCGCCGACCGGACCGCAATCCTCGCCCTGACAGCACAGGCTTTCGCTGTTTCCCCGGCCACTGGACTGCGCGTCGAGGGGGAGCCTTTTGAGGTTGAGGTCCTCCGGCGGCTCTTCGACAGCAAGGACTACATTCCCGCCCTGAGCGTGGTGGGCCTTCTGGGCCATGAAATTGTTGGCCACGTCATCAGCACAAGGGGATGGGTGGGCAGCCACCGTGTTCTGGGCCTGGGGCCTCTCGGCGTCCTTCCGCGGCTGCAACGCCGCGGGATCGGTTCAGCGCTGATGCAGGAGTCGATTGCGCGGGCCAACGCGGCGGGGGAGAGCGGCATCGCCCTGCTGGGCAGCACGCTGTATTACCCCCGCTTCGGTTTTGTTCCAGCCCGGACCGTGGGGGTCCTCCCGCCGGAGGATGCATGGGGAGCGCATTTCCAGCTGCTGCCGCTGAACGCATTGTCCCGCGACATCCAAGGCACCTTCCGATTCGCGGGCGCTTTCACCCGCCCATGA
- a CDS encoding NAD(P)/FAD-dependent oxidoreductase produces the protein MATTPQLQDRPRVLVVGGGYVGLYVALKLQKKIAKAGGIVTVVDPLPYMTYQPFLPEVAGGNIEARHAVVSHRQHLKQTELIQGRVTSIDHVNRTAVVAPADGGENFEVPYFDVVLAAGAITRTFPIKGLADKGIGLKTIEEAVALRNKLLERIEVASTMTDPAARARALTFVVVGGGFAGIECITEMEDLARAAVRNNPRIKQEEVRFVLVEAMGRIMPEVTAKQADWVVEHLRSRGIEVLLNTSLDSAEGTLKLINLPDKTPAQEFEADTLVWTAGVQANPMVRSTDFPLEPRGRVRVLPDLRIAGDEGIVENAWAAGDIAAVPDLTGKGLPDGTCVPNAQHALRQAKRLAKNLWASRWDKPLADYKHKNLGAVAGFGEWKGVANINLLGRIGLKGGLAWLAHRGYHGMAMPTFERKFRVILNWIIGFFAGRDTTQLVDLDNPRGAFVSAATPAPKPAAAPAAVPAGGSGSTAPTAPKETVAANAK, from the coding sequence ATGGCAACCACCCCACAGCTCCAGGACCGTCCCAGGGTACTCGTCGTCGGCGGCGGCTACGTCGGCCTGTACGTAGCACTGAAACTGCAGAAGAAGATCGCGAAGGCCGGTGGCATCGTCACCGTCGTTGATCCACTGCCCTACATGACCTACCAGCCCTTCCTCCCCGAGGTGGCCGGCGGCAACATTGAAGCCCGCCACGCGGTGGTTTCCCACCGCCAGCACCTCAAGCAGACCGAACTGATCCAGGGCCGCGTTACCTCGATCGACCACGTCAACCGGACGGCTGTGGTGGCCCCCGCCGATGGCGGCGAGAACTTTGAGGTTCCCTACTTCGATGTCGTGCTCGCAGCAGGCGCCATCACCCGTACGTTCCCCATCAAGGGCCTGGCGGACAAGGGCATCGGCCTGAAGACCATCGAGGAAGCCGTTGCCCTGCGCAACAAGCTGCTGGAGCGCATCGAGGTTGCCTCCACCATGACGGACCCTGCAGCCCGCGCCAGGGCCCTCACCTTCGTGGTGGTCGGCGGCGGCTTTGCCGGCATCGAGTGCATCACCGAGATGGAAGACCTCGCCCGCGCTGCCGTGCGCAACAACCCGCGCATCAAGCAGGAGGAAGTCCGCTTCGTCCTGGTCGAAGCCATGGGCCGCATCATGCCCGAGGTCACCGCCAAGCAGGCCGACTGGGTGGTTGAGCACCTGCGCAGCCGCGGCATCGAGGTCCTCCTGAACACCTCGCTGGACAGCGCGGAAGGCACCCTGAAGCTCATCAACCTTCCGGACAAGACCCCCGCCCAGGAATTCGAGGCGGACACCCTGGTGTGGACGGCCGGCGTGCAGGCCAACCCGATGGTCCGCTCCACCGACTTCCCGCTCGAGCCGCGCGGCCGGGTCCGCGTCCTGCCGGACCTGCGCATTGCCGGCGATGAAGGCATCGTGGAGAACGCCTGGGCAGCCGGCGACATCGCCGCTGTTCCGGACCTCACCGGCAAGGGCCTGCCGGACGGTACCTGCGTCCCCAACGCCCAGCACGCCCTGCGCCAGGCCAAGCGCCTCGCCAAGAACCTGTGGGCCTCGCGCTGGGACAAGCCGCTGGCGGACTACAAGCACAAGAACCTCGGTGCCGTGGCCGGCTTTGGCGAATGGAAGGGTGTTGCCAACATCAACCTCCTTGGCCGGATCGGGCTCAAGGGCGGACTGGCCTGGCTGGCCCACCGCGGCTACCACGGCATGGCCATGCCGACGTTTGAGCGCAAGTTCCGCGTCATCCTGAACTGGATCATCGGCTTCTTCGCCGGCCGCGACACAACCCAGCTGGTGGACCTGGACAACCCGCGCGGCGCGTTCGTGTCAGCAGCCACCCCCGCCCCGAAGCCCGCGGCTGCACCCGCAGCCGTTCCGGCCGGCGGCTCCGGTTCAACGGCCCCCACCGCTCCCAAGGAAACGGTGGCGGCCAACGCCAAGTAG
- a CDS encoding S8 family serine peptidase: MHSIPATTPLGPRAAAAAVALLLAACCLCAGLFTAPAASADEWRDKEYWLADSGVTKAWEVSKGAGVKVAVIDSGIDAQHPDLKGAVVGGYDASGSGQPDGQKSVGSKPEHGTLVATMLAGRGHQPASASPSPSPGPAGTPPDGIMGVAPEAQLLSVSTWLGSANPSGKSDQDQIPEAVRWAVDNGAKVINISLGSTTPQWPQSWDAAFLYAEQKDVVIVAAAGNRVGGNTQVGAPATIPGVLTVAGLDRKNLASVDASSQGISIGVAAPAEDLLGGLPGGSYAEWAGTSGSTPIVAGVAALIRSKWPGMSAEQVINRIVSTAKDAGAPGKDPLYGYGILNAEAALKADVPEASVNPLGTIAEWIRVHRRGNPAPATPAPTAAAPVPSAAPTLPEATVPAAKAPSQRDSAIGAAVVIGFAVLFVAIIAAAAVQLRRAARNPALAGEEPDTGVMERVNLRSHTHVTDRRPS; the protein is encoded by the coding sequence ATGCACTCCATCCCAGCTACCACTCCGCTTGGGCCCCGGGCGGCAGCCGCCGCAGTGGCCCTTCTCCTGGCAGCGTGCTGCCTGTGCGCCGGCCTCTTTACGGCACCCGCCGCAAGCGCTGACGAATGGCGCGACAAAGAATACTGGCTGGCAGACTCCGGTGTTACCAAGGCCTGGGAAGTGTCAAAGGGTGCCGGCGTCAAGGTGGCCGTCATCGACAGCGGCATCGATGCCCAGCACCCGGACCTCAAGGGCGCCGTCGTGGGCGGTTACGACGCCTCGGGCTCAGGCCAGCCGGACGGGCAGAAGAGCGTTGGTTCCAAGCCCGAACACGGCACCCTGGTGGCCACCATGCTGGCAGGCCGCGGACACCAGCCCGCCAGTGCGAGCCCCAGCCCCAGTCCCGGGCCGGCGGGCACTCCGCCGGACGGCATCATGGGCGTCGCGCCGGAAGCCCAGCTGCTGTCCGTCTCCACCTGGCTGGGCTCGGCCAACCCCTCGGGTAAGAGCGACCAGGACCAGATTCCGGAGGCGGTCCGCTGGGCCGTGGACAACGGCGCCAAGGTGATCAACATTTCGCTCGGCAGCACAACACCCCAGTGGCCGCAGAGCTGGGACGCCGCCTTCCTGTACGCAGAACAAAAGGACGTGGTCATCGTTGCCGCGGCCGGCAACAGGGTGGGCGGCAACACCCAGGTCGGTGCCCCCGCCACCATTCCAGGCGTCCTCACCGTCGCCGGCCTGGACCGCAAGAATCTTGCGAGCGTGGACGCTTCTTCGCAGGGCATCAGCATCGGTGTGGCTGCCCCGGCCGAGGACCTCCTGGGCGGGCTGCCGGGCGGGAGCTACGCGGAGTGGGCCGGAACATCCGGCTCCACCCCCATCGTCGCCGGCGTCGCCGCCCTGATCCGGTCCAAGTGGCCGGGCATGAGCGCCGAGCAGGTGATCAACAGGATTGTTTCCACGGCAAAGGACGCCGGCGCTCCGGGCAAGGACCCGCTGTACGGCTACGGCATCCTTAATGCCGAGGCTGCGCTCAAGGCCGACGTCCCCGAGGCCTCAGTCAACCCGTTGGGCACCATCGCCGAGTGGATCCGCGTGCACCGGCGCGGCAACCCTGCTCCCGCAACACCGGCGCCCACCGCCGCCGCCCCGGTGCCCAGCGCGGCACCCACGCTGCCCGAGGCCACCGTTCCCGCAGCCAAGGCGCCCTCGCAGCGGGACAGCGCCATTGGCGCCGCCGTCGTGATCGGGTTTGCTGTCCTGTTCGTGGCGATCATCGCGGCAGCTGCCGTCCAGCTCCGGCGGGCTGCCCGCAACCCTGCCCTTGCGGGGGAGGAGCCAGATACCGGCGTGATGGAACGGGTGAACTTGCGCAGTCATACGCACGTTACGGACCGCCGGCCAAGTTAG
- a CDS encoding Ppx/GppA phosphatase family protein, producing MTRVAAIDCGTNSIRLLIADIHRTNGSTALTDVVREMRVVRLGQGVDATGELAPEALERTFAATADYARLIKEHGAERIRFVATSASRDARNRDVFVEGIRDLLGVEPEVISGDEEAALSFAGASSVLPILDGHQVLVVDLGGGSTEFVLGTADGVTAAKSVDIGCVRLTERHLRDDPPTAGQIAAAEADVDAAIARAGRDVPLERATAVVGVAGSVTTITAHALRLPEYSPDAIHGAELPIGEVRAAATDLLGMTRARRAALPYMHPGRVDVIGAGGLVWRRILERMGELTGGRITAATASEHDILDGIALSIG from the coding sequence ATGACCCGGGTGGCCGCCATCGACTGCGGCACCAACTCCATCCGGCTCCTGATCGCGGACATCCACCGCACCAACGGCAGCACGGCCCTTACCGACGTCGTCCGGGAGATGCGCGTGGTCCGGCTGGGCCAGGGCGTGGATGCTACGGGTGAACTGGCTCCGGAGGCGCTGGAACGGACCTTTGCCGCAACTGCCGACTACGCCCGGCTGATCAAGGAGCACGGCGCGGAGCGGATCCGCTTCGTGGCCACCTCCGCAAGCCGCGATGCCCGCAACCGCGACGTCTTCGTGGAAGGCATCCGGGACCTGCTGGGAGTGGAACCGGAGGTCATCTCCGGGGACGAGGAAGCGGCACTGTCCTTTGCCGGTGCCAGCAGCGTCCTGCCCATCCTCGACGGCCACCAGGTGCTGGTGGTGGACCTCGGCGGGGGAAGCACCGAGTTCGTCCTCGGTACCGCCGACGGGGTGACCGCAGCAAAGTCCGTGGACATCGGCTGTGTCCGCCTGACCGAACGGCACTTGCGCGACGATCCGCCCACCGCCGGACAGATCGCCGCCGCGGAAGCTGACGTGGACGCTGCCATTGCCCGCGCCGGACGCGACGTGCCCCTGGAACGCGCTACCGCCGTCGTCGGCGTTGCCGGATCCGTCACCACCATCACCGCGCATGCGCTCCGCCTGCCGGAATACTCGCCGGACGCCATCCACGGCGCTGAACTGCCCATCGGGGAAGTGCGTGCCGCCGCCACCGACCTGCTGGGCATGACCCGGGCGCGCCGTGCTGCGCTGCCGTACATGCACCCCGGACGCGTGGACGTCATCGGTGCAGGGGGGCTGGTGTGGCGCCGCATCCTGGAACGGATGGGGGAGCTGACCGGCGGGAGGATTACCGCGGCCACCGCAAGCGAGCACGACATCCTCGACGGCATCGCGCTGAGCATTGGTTAA
- a CDS encoding DUF501 domain-containing protein — protein MEHNTAAARDESRQPNAHDLEVLSRQLGRPVRDVVEIPARCVCGNPLVAATAPRLSNGTPFPTTFYLTHPVITSAVSRLEAAGVMNSMNDELAGDAGLAAAYRAAHEEYLAARAAIGQRSGIGPVPEIDGVSAGGMPTRVKCLHVLVGHSLAAGSGVNPLGDRALGMISEWWTADRCYCDGAWDTTGEAPSRDLSRHGPQGLPDLVGRPAPVRKSDGATEAAK, from the coding sequence GTGGAACACAACACGGCAGCCGCCCGGGACGAATCCCGCCAACCGAACGCACACGACCTTGAAGTACTGAGCAGGCAGCTGGGACGTCCCGTCCGCGACGTCGTGGAGATTCCGGCGCGCTGCGTCTGTGGAAACCCGCTGGTAGCCGCCACCGCCCCCCGCCTCAGCAACGGCACCCCGTTTCCCACCACCTTCTACCTGACGCACCCGGTAATCACTTCCGCGGTTTCCAGGCTCGAAGCGGCAGGCGTCATGAACAGCATGAACGACGAACTGGCGGGTGACGCCGGGCTCGCCGCTGCATACCGGGCAGCCCACGAGGAGTACCTGGCCGCCCGTGCTGCCATCGGTCAGCGTTCCGGTATCGGCCCGGTGCCTGAAATCGACGGCGTCTCGGCCGGCGGGATGCCCACCCGCGTGAAATGCCTGCACGTCCTCGTGGGCCATTCCCTGGCGGCAGGCAGTGGCGTCAATCCCCTGGGTGACCGGGCGCTCGGAATGATCAGCGAATGGTGGACTGCGGACAGGTGCTACTGCGACGGCGCCTGGGACACCACCGGCGAGGCACCCTCCAGGGACCTCAGCCGCCACGGACCGCAGGGCCTGCCCGATCTTGTCGGACGCCCTGCCCCCGTGCGGAAGTCCGACGGCGCCACAGAGGCCGCCAAATGA
- a CDS encoding FtsB family cell division protein, whose amino-acid sequence MATRRPKVPKVAPARPARETADDGSSGGAEVIRADFRPAKGAATTESAPLSGGHGRGTAGHSAGKKGQAQKPKPAAAGKGISSADGKDVPAGDGEQHPVPAKAFSGRMLALAVVMVAITIMLAPTVKIFFDKKAEIDALNADIAARQAEGDVLRQQVSRWQDPNYVKQQARDRINMVMPGETGYWVFGSDEPAGESSSPAGAAAQDPADLPWVDSLWESIRRAATD is encoded by the coding sequence ATGGCTACCCGCCGCCCCAAAGTCCCCAAGGTTGCCCCCGCCCGTCCGGCCAGGGAAACGGCCGACGACGGATCCTCAGGCGGTGCCGAGGTCATCCGGGCGGACTTCCGGCCGGCCAAGGGCGCGGCCACGACGGAGTCTGCACCTTTGAGCGGCGGCCACGGGCGTGGAACTGCCGGCCATTCCGCCGGAAAGAAGGGGCAGGCACAGAAGCCCAAGCCAGCCGCCGCAGGCAAAGGGATCAGTTCCGCTGACGGAAAGGACGTCCCGGCCGGTGATGGGGAACAGCACCCGGTCCCCGCCAAGGCGTTCTCCGGCCGCATGCTGGCGCTGGCCGTGGTGATGGTCGCCATCACCATCATGCTGGCGCCCACGGTGAAGATCTTCTTCGACAAGAAGGCTGAAATCGACGCGCTGAACGCCGACATCGCCGCACGTCAGGCCGAAGGTGATGTCCTCCGCCAGCAGGTTTCACGCTGGCAGGATCCCAACTACGTCAAACAGCAGGCCCGCGACCGCATTAACATGGTTATGCCGGGCGAAACCGGCTACTGGGTTTTTGGCAGCGATGAGCCGGCCGGAGAAAGCAGTAGCCCCGCCGGCGCAGCAGCACAAGACCCCGCCGATCTGCCGTGGGTGGATTCCCTGTGGGAGTCCATCAGGCGCGCGGCCACAGACTGA
- the eno gene encoding phosphopyruvate hydratase — MALIDAIHAREILDSRGNPTVEVEVLLSDGQIGRAAVPSGASTGEHEAVELRDGDKGRYLGKGVQKAVDAVIDQIAPALTGFDATDQRSIDQAMLDLDGTPNKGKLGANAILGVSLAVANAAAASADLPLYKYLGGPNAHVLPVPLMNILNGGSHADSDVDIQEFMIAPIGAETFSEGLRWGVEVYHNLKSVLQAKGLSTGLGDEGGFAPNLPSNRAALDLIQEAIKNAGYTPGKDIALALDVASSEFFKDGAYQFEGKSLSASEMSAYYAELVADYPLVSIEDPLDENDWEGWKTLTDAIGDKVQLVGDDLFVTNPSILQRGIDTRTANSLLVKVNQIGSLTETLDAVSLAQRAGYTTITSHRSGETEDTTIADIAVATNAGQIKTGAPARSERVAKYNQLLRIEEELDDAARYAGRSAFPRFKG, encoded by the coding sequence ATGGCGCTTATCGATGCCATCCACGCCCGCGAGATCCTCGATTCCCGCGGCAACCCCACCGTCGAAGTTGAAGTCCTGCTTTCGGACGGCCAGATCGGCCGCGCGGCGGTTCCCTCCGGCGCTTCCACCGGTGAGCACGAGGCCGTCGAACTGCGCGACGGCGACAAGGGCCGCTACCTCGGCAAGGGCGTGCAGAAGGCCGTCGACGCCGTGATCGACCAGATCGCCCCCGCCCTGACCGGCTTCGACGCCACTGACCAGCGCAGCATCGACCAGGCCATGCTGGACCTGGACGGCACCCCCAACAAGGGCAAGCTCGGCGCCAACGCCATCCTGGGCGTCTCCCTGGCAGTCGCCAACGCAGCCGCAGCCTCCGCTGACCTGCCGCTCTACAAGTACCTGGGCGGCCCGAACGCGCACGTCCTGCCCGTGCCGCTGATGAACATTCTCAACGGCGGCTCCCACGCCGACTCCGACGTCGACATCCAGGAATTCATGATCGCCCCGATCGGCGCCGAGACCTTCTCCGAGGGCCTGCGCTGGGGTGTTGAGGTCTACCACAACCTCAAGTCCGTCCTGCAGGCCAAGGGGCTGTCCACCGGCCTGGGCGATGAGGGCGGCTTCGCCCCGAACCTGCCGTCCAACCGTGCTGCACTGGACCTGATCCAGGAAGCCATCAAGAACGCCGGCTACACCCCGGGCAAGGACATCGCCCTGGCCCTGGACGTCGCATCCTCCGAGTTCTTCAAGGACGGCGCCTACCAGTTCGAGGGCAAGTCCCTCTCCGCCAGCGAGATGAGCGCCTACTACGCCGAACTCGTCGCCGACTACCCGCTGGTCTCCATCGAGGACCCGTTGGATGAGAACGACTGGGAAGGCTGGAAGACCCTCACCGACGCGATCGGCGACAAGGTCCAGCTGGTCGGTGACGACCTCTTCGTCACCAACCCCTCCATCCTGCAGCGCGGCATCGACACCAGGACCGCCAACTCCCTGCTGGTCAAGGTCAACCAGATCGGTTCCCTGACCGAGACCCTCGACGCCGTCAGCCTGGCCCAGCGCGCCGGCTACACCACCATCACCTCGCACCGCTCCGGCGAAACCGAGGACACCACCATCGCCGACATCGCGGTAGCCACCAACGCCGGCCAGATCAAGACTGGCGCACCGGCCCGCTCCGAGCGTGTTGCCAAGTACAACCAGCTCCTGCGCATCGAAGAGGAACTGGACGACGCCGCCCGCTACGCCGGACGCAGCGCGTTCCCGCGTTTCAAGGGCTAG
- a CDS encoding MazG nucleotide pyrophosphohydrolase domain-containing protein has protein sequence MAALTHASLVEYLLEEAYEVAETIEEGHPDAELRGELGDVLLQVVLHARLAEERGAFKFDDVARGLDAKMIRRNPHVFRPDGSLRDSFPATVEQIEQKWDAVKRSERPERRSAFEGIPEALPALAKAHKSLDRAARAGLGLPEGVPVPESEEELGTLLLAVVRSARDGGMDAERALRAAVRRYQGDPAAS, from the coding sequence ATGGCTGCCCTGACGCACGCTTCGCTGGTGGAATACCTCCTCGAAGAAGCGTACGAGGTGGCCGAAACGATCGAGGAGGGCCACCCCGACGCCGAGCTCCGGGGCGAGCTGGGTGACGTCCTGCTCCAGGTGGTGCTCCATGCCCGGCTCGCCGAGGAGCGTGGAGCCTTCAAGTTCGACGACGTGGCGCGCGGCCTGGATGCCAAGATGATCCGCCGCAACCCCCACGTCTTCAGGCCTGACGGTTCCCTGCGGGACAGCTTTCCCGCAACAGTGGAGCAGATCGAACAGAAGTGGGATGCGGTCAAGCGGTCAGAACGCCCGGAGCGGCGCAGCGCCTTTGAAGGAATCCCGGAGGCACTCCCGGCCCTGGCCAAGGCCCACAAATCGCTGGACCGGGCAGCCCGCGCGGGCCTGGGGCTCCCCGAGGGGGTTCCCGTCCCCGAAAGCGAGGAGGAGCTCGGAACCCTGCTGCTCGCCGTCGTGCGTTCCGCCCGGGACGGCGGCATGGACGCCGAGCGCGCCCTGCGTGCCGCGGTCCGCCGCTACCAAGGCGACCCGGCAGCATCATGA
- a CDS encoding adenosine deaminase: protein MTEPIVDAAPAIDFDLKNLPKVSLHDHLDGGLRPATIIELAEAVGHTLPSTDPVALGEWFRESADSGSLVRYLETFDHTVAVMQTYEGLFRVAKEFVEDLADDGVVYGEVRWAPEQHLQNGLSLDEAVEAVQDGLEAGVEAVSDSGREIQVGQLITAMRHADRGQEIAELAVRHRNRGAVGFDIAGAEDGFLPSRFKEAFTYLAQHNFPATVHAGEAAGLDSIQSALVDGRALRLGHGVRIAEDIMVEFDDDEAAGDTVGLVTLGDLSSWIRDRGIALEICPSSNLQTGAIAAFGEGIENHPLDMLYQLGFNVTINTDNRLMSGVTLTDEFNLLVETFDYDLDDLLELTLNAAEASFLPLEEKEALVEYINDAYANLG, encoded by the coding sequence GTGACTGAGCCCATTGTTGACGCTGCCCCTGCCATCGATTTTGACCTGAAAAACCTGCCCAAGGTTTCCCTTCACGACCACCTCGACGGAGGACTCCGTCCGGCCACCATCATCGAACTGGCGGAGGCCGTAGGCCACACGCTTCCCTCGACGGATCCGGTGGCCCTGGGGGAGTGGTTCCGCGAATCGGCCGACTCCGGATCGCTGGTCCGCTACCTGGAGACGTTCGACCACACCGTGGCCGTCATGCAGACCTACGAAGGCCTGTTCCGGGTGGCGAAGGAGTTCGTGGAGGACCTCGCCGACGACGGCGTGGTGTATGGCGAAGTCCGTTGGGCGCCCGAGCAGCACCTCCAGAACGGCCTCAGCCTCGATGAAGCCGTGGAAGCAGTACAGGACGGGCTGGAAGCGGGCGTCGAAGCTGTGTCCGACAGCGGCCGCGAGATCCAGGTGGGCCAGCTGATCACCGCCATGCGGCACGCCGACCGCGGCCAGGAAATCGCCGAACTGGCAGTCCGCCACCGCAATCGGGGTGCAGTTGGCTTTGACATCGCGGGGGCCGAGGACGGCTTCCTGCCCAGCCGCTTCAAGGAGGCCTTCACCTACCTTGCCCAACACAATTTCCCCGCCACGGTGCACGCCGGCGAAGCGGCCGGACTGGACAGCATCCAGTCCGCGCTGGTGGATGGCCGTGCCCTGCGGCTGGGACACGGCGTCCGGATCGCCGAGGACATCATGGTGGAATTCGACGACGATGAGGCGGCCGGAGACACTGTGGGCCTGGTCACCCTGGGCGACCTCTCCAGCTGGATCCGCGACCGCGGCATCGCCCTGGAAATCTGCCCCTCCTCAAACCTCCAGACCGGAGCAATCGCGGCATTCGGCGAGGGCATCGAAAACCACCCGCTGGACATGCTCTACCAGCTGGGTTTCAACGTCACCATCAACACGGACAACCGGCTGATGAGCGGCGTCACCCTGACCGATGAGTTCAACCTGCTGGTGGAAACGTTCGACTACGACCTCGACGACCTGCTGGAGCTGACCCTCAACGCCGCCGAGGCATCCTTCCTGCCCCTGGAGGAAAAGGAAGCGCTGGTGGAATACATCAACGACGCCTACGCCAACCTTGGCTGA